ttttacaaaatttgattcatatttttttttcatataacttctatttcacaaaatttgattcatatttttttttcatataacttctatttcacaaaatttgtttcatattttttttcaattctatttttttcctataacttcctaggccatttatacaacattaaattaaattaagtaacatgaaacgacattaaacaatatgaaacaacattaaataacatgatTGAATTGcaagagattgaattgaaatagattgaatcaacggctagctgacatcatgttgacgtcacttagccgttggatttgaatttaaattgtagtttttaaataataaattatgcttgaccctatgaccctttggccctcggttggagacgattttttgtgacagggctaaaacgagccctctggccctttgatcctcggttggagacggaggcaaatatggtcatgtactgttcattaaaatattaatatcttggggaatcttggagggccagatggctaaaacgagccctctggccagccctcggttagagatggccttaatAACATATTTATCCTTTTAAAATATGACTCTCAAACCCCTATTTAATTAAGTACTAAAatcttgaaaaaacaaaaaatgatttaaaataataaataaataatggtgggtggggtGTGATATCTTTGGTGGAAAGAGGTTGGGAAAGATTTGGGTTAGAATCGACGGAGGACGAAGGCGAGAAACTTCAATGGAGAAAAAAGAGAATTGGGTGTGAGATCTGcggttttgacaaaaaagaagGAACAATAGTGGTTTGGGGTCCGGGGTCTCTGCAGGACAACAATGGGTGTGAAGGAGATGATGAATGTCTAGGTCTTAGGTCTgacattttctttcattttttttttctatttttatttattaatttataatattatttaaagatatattagagttatttagaaaaaaatatatattatggtTATTTTGGGAATAATTGTGGGTGAGGAAATaacattttacttttttaattttttatgatggGTGGGATTATCATGTGGGTGGGAAAATAGGACACTAGGGTGGGTCTAGTAGCACTCTTCTTTAAATCATTAAATAAACAATTCAACCATCAATCGTCACATCATAGGATCTAAATATGTCTCCTACTACCTATCTTAAATTGCAACAAAACTTGATACGGAAAACAGTTTGTTTTATAATCGTTATCGATTAGCATCATCTTTCTCTATGATTAAAACAGTTTGGCTTTAATGACACACTAGAACCAAAACTTATAATCGTTATAAATTAGCATCATCTTTCTCCTGAACCCCAATCATCAAGAAAATAGTGGTAATTACTGTTAGATCTTAATCCTACAATATAAAAAGGGAACTATTATCTGCACTCCACAAATTTCATTATACACTCctcgtatttttctttctaataataaaaaatttgaaatgcaaaatgagatttttggagtgccaataacaattccctataaaaaaatcacaacaaaaaagtGAACTAAGCACTAATAGTTAGATTAAGATCGACATCGGATGACCATGCATGGTCACTAGGCTCTTGGAGAACAATTATGTTGGGTTTGATAGGGtcccttctgtttgtgtggttaaTTCGCTATTCAATCTTATTGACTTCAAACCTCTGTCGCTCAGAGAAATAGAGGAAAGAAATCGAGCAAAATTTCAAAGCCAATTCTATGTTTGTCTCCTCTAAGAAATTTATAGTAATACTGTTGATGTAATTAAATTACTCCATATTTGTATAGTTTATAATTTAACATTTGTTTATACGACTTTATGCATAACGTTTTTCTAGTCCTCacctttttgttttcctttttgtttttactttccTTTCGTCTTCTTTCTCCTTCGTTTTGTTCTAAAACATTTTCTTGATTAGAATTTATTGCATCAAgaaatcttcttcatttttttgtggtttgctagttatctttttagtttttttaccTCACGCATCAtctattttgtattttattcaattttttcctCATGGATTATCTACCTGTGATGTAGGTctcctaatttttttcttttatggaaGGTTTCCTCTACTTATCATGTTATTTATCTACCTATAACACGTGATTTTTTTAATCTACTTCTGTCACAGACTCACAGATTTCCTAGATAATTGTATGTTTGacactaaataaataattaaaatttaaaattatgtaactgaGGCATTATTTAGGAGTTCAATTATCTGCTATTTTAAGGGTGAACTAGGCATAAAAAGTAGTAGTTCgaacaaaaaaacataattgGACTCACTTAAAATGTAGCCCATGATTTTGGGCCTCTATCTAAAATccctaataaaataatatatgaaTGCATACCTTTGCCGCCAATGGTAGACCAGCACACTTTTTAGCTATGGCCATTCCAATGCGCTCTTGATCTGAATCTAGAGAAGAAGCATCACCATTTGGAAATGCTTCACCCTTTAATAAAGACCAACAATCCTCCTCCGATAGGCCCTTCAAATCACACATCGGCATTGTCTCAATGATTGGCATTGTCTCAAAGATTGATGCAACATTAGCACTACGGGTAGTAACAATGGCAATGCTTCCGGGACCAGAATTGAGTTTCGACAAACAATCCATAAACTCCCTCCAAAAAGTCTCCTCTTCATTCCAAACATCATCAAGTATCAGAATATATCTCTTGTCTGTCAACCTTTCCGTGAGGTCATCCAGCAATGCTTGCCGACTTGTAAGTCCTGTCCTGCTTGACTTAAGGGATTCTAACATCCGATTTAGAATCAAATTAACGTCAGAAGTGTCGGATACACAGACCCacattttttcaacaaaagGCGTACGAATAGCATCATCATTGAATATTGACTTTGCCAAAGTCGTCTTTCCGAGGCCTCCGATTCCCACAACGGCCATAACCGAAAGGTTCTTTTCCTGATTCTTGGACATCAAGATTTTAATGATATCCGACACAATTTCCTCCCTTCCAATGATCTTGTCATTCTGACCGAATCTCGAGTCAGTTTCTCTGTTCCTCATAATTGGAGGAGGGTTATGATCTACTGGCGTTACAACCAAGCCAATGGAAGGTGCCTCACTCTTGAGACCCGCCAGGGACGCATTGATGTTCTTAATCTTGTGTGCCATCTTTTGACGAAATAAAATGGGATTGGAGGGCGAAAAGAAGTTAAGTACCTTCTTCTTCATGTGGTTTTGAATTTCTACTTTACGCCGGAGAACTTCGTAGTTGATGTCCTCCAAGACGTCATCAGCATCATGAGCCACGTCTTTCAGTTTCTTGACCCAGTTTCTGACTGCCATGCTCCGATCCTGTGGTTTGTGGGCAACATCGCCTAAGTACTCTTGAATCTCAAGTGACGATTGATGAAGCTTGGTTAGCTCTTTATTGAATCCTCGGAAAAGACTGATTTCTTGAGCAGCAAGTGAACCGACCGACTTCAGTATTCCCTCCACGGGATAAGTGATGATACCTTGTAGCACATCCATACTCGCGCGACAAAGGGAGATTAGAGAGTAGAAGGCAGAGAACTGAGAGAAAGCCAAGGAAGGACACAAGAAGAGCGAATAAGATGAATGAAAGGCTTAACAATAATTCAAGAAAATGTGGTATAATAAGAAGAAAGGACCCCTTATAATTGACGCCACTTTACATCTGTGAGCGTGAACATAATGTTCAAGAGTGGAGTGTGGTCCAGCAATATAAACCCATCTTGTCAGCAAAGATTCTTTCTAAACAACTTTAGTCAATAGTGGAGGCCGACTTTAATAAAGTAATGAGGATTTAATATAAAAGATGAAAATGAGATCTTGTTATTTAGTATTACGATTTaagagaggttttaggttcgattcttgttAAAGGTAaagttgaatcacattattaataAGCTCATATCATTCTTTTTAGTgtggataatattgtttgtttataaataaataaataaaatataaacccATCTTATTAGCAAATGTGCTCTAAAAATTAATTACCTAGCATTATTCATATAAAAGATAAAAGATGACAACTTTCACTTAGAAATTATTGAAAATACACTAAAACCTAAAGATGCTGATTCAACATGATAAACAACAGAATTCGGGCTAAAATGCTCATATATCACAACAAAGCAGTGAATTAAATTTGTGATTTTTCTGAAAAGCCGGTTCAATACATAAAACAACCAGAATCCTCCTTGAGAGCAGCGTGGGCAAGTTCTTGAGCCACGGCTTTACCTACTGAAATCTTTCTCCTAACAAGTGAGACGCCGGGTAACTTGCTGCGCATCCAAGGCCATCTTGAGCCCTTCATTCAACCCCACCAACATAACGTCCGACTCTGTTCTAATCAAACATGGGCCCCACACGTCCCCACATGGCACATCCCCTGACCCCCGTCTTCCTCAATTTCCCTCCAAGAAAGTTACACGGACATCAACATTCAAGTATGATGCTTAAACTGTAGTTTCATCATCCTTCCAACACGCAATATTTTAGTATGCGTTAGTTGCATcgaatattttgaatttgattaGTTTTAGAGACTAAGCTAAATTAAGTTAAAATAAACTAAACTGAACTAATACGGTAATACATGTAATGCAATGTCAGATTAAGAAACAGAATAAttaagaaaaggaaaaacaaaaaataataatgcaaaagaggaaagaaagaaaggacaAAGACTATCTaaaaagagaaatgttaagTATATTCTTTTAAATTGAGATTCTATCACTTCATatttatgtaaattattttataatattagcagAATCATCTATAATTATATTACTcgatttgtaaatttagtttgcaaaattCAATCTCTCTCCTATTACTTATATTGAAACACCTAATCCAAGTCAAGCTCCTTcaatcaacaaaaacaaaagtcaTCCTCATCCATTAAATCGACATAAAATGATCAGAATGCTATCTGGATCCCTATATCCGGACATGACCGGGTCATGTAATCTAAATCGTCCATCCCAGTGTGTGGCGACGACTTCTTGTTTTTCATGCTTGCTTCGAGTGAAGACGTCCACACGCAAAAGATCTTCATCGTCCACTTTATTTCACGCGGTGATTCATTTATTGgctttaaattattttgattagTCAACATTTATTGGTCCTCCATGGATTTTTGTCAGGACTCAATACTAGTGACTATTCAACCCTACTTGATCCTGtcacttcatcttcaatatgatTTCGCATAGGCAGTGGTATTTACATATTTAACTTTactttttattcttaattttattgaatgaattaaagaagattaattatacaaaattaacaaaaatatgtcaaaaataaaaatgattgtGTGAATAAGACTATCTTTCACATAAACTGTGGTTTCTTTTACACAATCGAGCTAGAAACTTGTCTCTTATACATTGAATTGGCTAATGATTTACACTCATCTTTGTGCCTTTTTCATTGACTAAGGTAAACCTAAACCTAGTGAGAAAATGTGGTAACTATTACAATCGAACGCTAGGAATTCGTCTCCGACAATACACATATTTGATAAAGAGCGttcaaattggttttgcttttagCAGTTTATAAATACGTCAAATCCAACGAAATCAAACCAAACTAATTATAGTTTGATTAGTTCAACCtaaaattgcattttttttttcattataaaAGTCTTACCAAACTTCTTAGATTGATTtttatacaacgatatatttttgCATAGCTAAAAGCTAAATCAAAACTTCTTGGATTGGGGTGGGGTATAAATTTGTATCGAACTCGTCATTCTTGAGATTCAAACTTAAGACCTATTATTTATAAGTAAAGATAAATACCGTTAGATCATAATATTAAATGACAACCGATTGGATGGTTTAGTTTGAACAGTATTTtcatacaacgatatatttacattaaATTGAGATAAAATGGACAAGAATGCTCTCCGGATCCCTATTTAGGAACTTCCACCACTATCTATGAGAGCTCATTTAAagactttaaaaaaatatttgagtcCTTAAAagagtatattttttttttatgaaaagttCTTATAGTGTAATCttcaaattaatataaaaactaaaatattgaaaaattattattcatggatgaaaaaactaaaaaaaatatctctACCCTTagtttttcaaaaattaaaaaaataaaaaaataacgtgaaaaaaccaaaaatgaaaatagaaaacttcattttaatccttaaaaaagatgagttttagattataaccatatgtaagattaaaatccaattttagtccttaacacatttaatcatatcatttattagttgtattttgatgttttattttatctttttatttttattttaatgtattaattacatttaaatttaatttttatttcattcatcataatatattttaatgtctacatttaagcaactaatttttttataatatatattccgataacaattttgtatgttcttcatttaggtacattaatacatttgaatattttggtatatCCATCGGTACAAACATTTAGTTACATTgattcaatataatgcatttcggtcaatataatgcatttcaTTACGTACACTTTGGTACACACATTTGAGTATTGACTTTtaagtacattaattcaattattatatttcggtaaatacatttaggtacatacattttggtattgatACTTATGTACATACATTTTCGGTATTAACATTTAGGtacgtacattttggtacatacagtTCGGTACGtatattttggtacatacattttggtattgatatttaggtacattaattcaatataatacatttcggtacatacatttaggttcattataatatatttcggtacaatcatgtaggtacaaatatttcagtacaaaaaagtcaattttatatattttggcacaatcatttttgtacacgtatgtatttatatatttttgtatcataaatttcttttaatattttctcatttacgttcatttctaattaaaaaaattaaatatgtgcatattaataaaattaaaatttagtatggagagattaaataaaaatacacattaaataacaaaaattaaatgtaaattttgataataGTACACTCAAgagattaaattgaatatttaatctagcatcagttttttatttttttattttaatcttttgcaagaactaatgttcaaaaaccctaaatgaaaattTCACGTGGGTGGGATCAACAAACAAGGTAAAAGACAAAAATCCAGCTGGTGTGCAGCAAGGACAAAAAACCAGCTGTTGTGCAGCACTGCATTCCCACGTTTATGGGTCACTTTTCTGCACAAAATCAACAGAGGCCCACTATACAATTTTCGCATTTGAGATTTTCTTTCGAAGTATTTAGCGAGTTTTTATATATTGAaatattttttgacaaaaaaaacatattgaaaTATTTTATAGACTTTAATTTCGACTTATTAAAAACTTTCTGTCTCTATATTTAGAGATTGTACTATTGTAAAGACTTGGTTTAGGTTCTTTATTATAGATGCTCTAACATGACAAAAAAGTAAAAGCAGAGTAAGACCACATAAATATAAAATCATTTTATCTGCAatctctctcaacaactttagACGATGGTGGAAACCCAACTTTAACAAAGTAAATTAaagatatttataaaaaaaataataacaactTCATTAGTACATTCAAAAGTGTATGTACGATAAGGAGATTCAAATTAGATACGTATTCGCTCTTCAGTACTAACGAGAGTCATCAGATAAAAAAAACCTCCAAATAATTGTAGACAATTGGAATTCACGGAACGACTATACAAATTCTACATAGGTCATTTGGTTTACAAGTTGATCACTACGTGTACTTTCAGTAATATCTTGgattcttgttttcaatttgtttGGATTTGCAGATCCTCCATCTTCTAAGATAAGAGGAAAATTTTCCAACACTGCCTTCCTTGTAATTGCTGTAATGAGATGAGTTGTTGCTTTCATGGGGCAGGTCCTAATGAATCCTATAGCTATTGGACCCCATCCCACATGAATCATGTTATTGGTGGCACCACTGTGTTTGGCAATCAATAATTAATGATGGGGTTGGGAAGAAAGGAAGGATTTATATACTCAAGGCAGGGGATTAACTAATCGCCATCATACCATTCATCTCGATGAATATATTGATACAATTTATTTGCATTTGCATATCCTCCATCTTCTAAGATAAGAGGAAAATTTTCCAACACTGCCTTCCTTGTAATTGCTGTAATGAGATAAGTTGTTGTTTTCATGGGGCAGGTCCTAATGAATCCTATAGCTATTGGACCCCATCCCACATGAATCATGTTATCGGTGGCACCACTGTGTTTGGCAATCAATAATTAATGATGGGGTTGGGAAGAAATGAAGGATCTATATACTCAAGGCAGGGGATTAATTAATCGCCATCATACCATTCATCTCGATGAATATATTGATACAATTTATTTGGATTTGCAGATCCTCCATCTTCTAAGATAGAGGAAAATTTTCCAACACTGCCTTCCTTGTAATTGCTGTAATGAGATGAGTTGTTGTTTTCATGGGGCAAGTCCTAATGAATCCTATGGCTATTGGACCCATCCCACTTGTGTTTGGCATCGGTGGCACCATTGTGTTTGGCAATCAATAATTAATGATGGGGTTGGGAAGAAATGAAGGATTTATATACTCAAGGCAGGGGATTAATTAATCGCCATCATACCATTCATCTCGATGAATATATTGATATAGTATGAGGGAAGTCCAACGAAATACCTAAGTTAGAATTCACAAGCAATTTGAAACCattaaaatttgagaaaatCTCAAAATCTATCGATTGAATGATATAAAAGGGGTAATGCTAGAAAGACCATCTATTTAAACTGtggtaatgctaggaagactatCTATTTAAACTATATGACGTGattattgatgattgaattattacataaatgttgattaacatgtttattttctattagtgACATATCAAATTATAAATAGCACAACAATGCAGCAAGCGGATAATCCTTCGTAGTAGCATCATGCAAAATTACGTACAATAATTTAAGTATCAAACAAAATGTAAACTTCATTGTAGAATCAGccatgatgaatgaaataatgacATAAAAGTAAATAAGAAAAGAGCTTGACCTAATATAGATATTCAAATCCAAAATGTCCTTACGATTAAAACCAAGTTGTAGCAAAGAGGTTTTCATTAAACCCCCTCCAAAATTTATTGATTGAATAATATATAAGGTCACAACTCTAACACTTAGACTTGATACAAAATTACTGAAAATAATACCCTAAAAAAGAGAGAATTCGACTTAAAAAGCTCAGACATCACAACAAAACAGTGGGTTGAATTTGTGACATTGTTCTTTTTGGCCGGTTCTAATCGTGAATTAATGATAACAACCATAATTCTCCTTTAAAGCAGATACTTGGTTACATGAGagtatttcttttttaaaactGACATATCACGACTATCCATACTTAAGAATTTCTTGTGTACCAAACAATTTATGTTGAGTATGGGAATTTTTAGATGTTCTTAGGTATTAGATTTTTTATCACACATTCAACTGTCTCACAATATTAGATTCTCGTGATTGCACATTCAACTATACCACAGAACTCAACTAAAGCAAAGAAGTATAGTAGAATTTTGggaatttcattattatttattttaaacaaaGATCTAACTGTACCAGCTACCCCGGACGTAACATCTTTGAAATTGTGGTACCTGAATTGGAATTCAAGATAAAGGGGGAGTATCTATGAAATCCTAATCTGGGCTTGTTTCCACCTTTGGATTTCTGTATACCTGACATGTGAGCGATAAGCTTTGTTATCCGACGGTGGAAGATTTGTCAACAACATGATAGGGTTTTAAGTCATTGATTTGGACTTGAAGCTATGATTGATTTGAACTTATGAAGTAGGGTTTGTTAATTTTCTGACACCGACTTTTGGAAGGAAGCAGCTTTTGGCTTTTTATTACTTGTTGAATCTACCCGCTTCTGCTGATTGAATTCAcgaaaaatgaatttaattacAGAGAAACTATGCACCAAATCATAAAACTTAAATGGATAAAAAAGCTTaacaatatattaaaaaaagaatttcaaacaatAGTGTAGGAGCCAGCAAAGTTAAAGCCTAAATAGCTACCGAGCAAATGGTGCTGTCATGGAACCTGCATTTGTGGAATATGAACATATGGAAATCACTCCAGGTGAACTATGGTATTGTGAAATCGTACCACGAGTTTCTTCATTTGAGCCTGGAGTTCTTTCTCGATGCATAGACACCTCCATTTCCAAACATTGTGTTAATTGGCACAACACAAAACCCATGGTTGGGAGGTGGAAGTTGTGCATGCCATTGCTGTCTCTAATGCTTTACAAACCGAATTCACATCGAACTCTCCTCGAATCCTTCGATCCAAAATAGTCGTTAAATCCCCATTCTGGAACTCAGGATTCACCCACTCCACTATGTGGACAAGATCATCACTTTCTATGATTGCAGGTTGGCCAGTAATTATCTCTAATAGAACTACCCCAAAACTATAAACATCAAATTTTTCATTCAACCTTTCATAATTATAGTACCTgcagaccaaaaaaaaaaatcataaatcacGCACTGCTCatagattttttttcaaatggccAAAATTCTAAGAACATGAAATCTGAACATACTCAGGATCAAGATGCCCTGTTGTGCCCACGATTAATGCCACATGAGTCTCGTTGTTATTGGGAAAAACCATGGACATACCGAAATCTACTATTTTTGCATCCAAGTTTTTGCTCAAGAGAATATTGGCAGTCTTTACATCTCTATGCACAATATGTGGATTGCATTCTTTATGCAAGTAGTGTAGCCCTGTGAGCCAAATTTCACAATATACATAGGTTGAATAAGGCACATGAACTTACGCAAATATATTAGCCTGCAACATAATACGAAACACCAACCTAGCGCAATATCTAAAGCCATCCGAAGTTTCATTTCCCAAGTCATATGTGAGCTTCTATCTGCATCCGCAATGAGAAACATGATACTTCAATATTTTGAAACCGTCCAAGATAAAGCTTATAAAAGTATAGAACTACGTATACCTGAGAGATATTCTTTTAGGTTTCCATTGGGCATGTACTCGTACATAAGTGCCAAGTTGTCGGTATCGTCACAGTATCCAGTAAGCGAGGCCAAGTTTCTATGATGGATACTCATCACAAGCTCAACCTGCAGCAACAAGGAACTCATCAATCTCTAACGTTATCTCCAACCTAAAGGGTTAAGCTCCCATAATGTAGCCCTGTATTTTCAATTATTCATCTATACGTATGAGGTtagtcaattttttttcctccaacAGGTAAGAAACCTATAATTCCCACCCTCAACTTTATAATTTGTTAAACTTTTGTATTTCGTCGATTATTTTTTTCTAATAATTTTGGAATTAGTTTTTGTGTAATctatcttgttttatttttacgaACATTTTgatgtaaacaaaaaaaaatttaattctgaaaaaaaatattgatggtgaaatatgagaaaattgaaattttttttgt
This is a stretch of genomic DNA from Malus domestica chromosome 02, GDT2T_hap1. It encodes these proteins:
- the LOC114819453 gene encoding putative disease resistance protein RGA3 isoform X2 translates to MDVLQGIITYPVEGILKSVGSLAAQEISLFRGFNKELTKLHQSSLEIQEYLGDVAHKPQDRSMAVRNWVKKLKDVAHDADDVLEDINYEVLRRKVEIQNHMKKKVLNFFSPSNPILFRQKMAHKIKNINASLAGLKSEAPSIGLVVTPVDHNPPPIMRNRETDSRFGQNDKIIGREEIVSDIIKILMSKNQEKNLSVMAVVGIGGLGKTTLAKSIFNDDAIRTPFVEKMWVCVSDTSDVNLILNRMLESLKSSRTGLTSRQALLDDLTERLTDKRYILILDDVWNEEETFWREFMDCLSKLNSGPGSIAIVTTRSANVASIFETMPIIETMPMCDLKGLSEEDCWSLLKGEAFPNGDASSLDSDQERIGMAIAKKCAGLPLAAKVLGSLMRTQQWLSILESKIWELPNGENQIMSILKLSFDNLREPSLKQCFAYCSMFEKDCEIDKDDLVQLWTAQGYLHSSSMEDKA
- the LOC103406796 gene encoding probable LRR receptor-like serine/threonine-protein kinase At4g29180, translating into MSSLLLQVELVMSIHHRNLASLTGYCDDTDNLALMYEYMPNGNLKEYLSDRSSHMTWEMKLRMALDIALGLHYLHKECNPHIVHRDVKTANILLSKNLDAKIVDFGMSMVFPNNNETHVALIVGTTGHLDPEYYNYERLNEKFDVYSFGVVLLEIITGQPAIIESDDLVHIVEWVNPEFQNGDLTTILDRRIRGEFDVNSVCKALETAMACTTSTSQPWVLCCAN